Proteins found in one Takifugu flavidus isolate HTHZ2018 chromosome 7, ASM371156v2, whole genome shotgun sequence genomic segment:
- the c7h1orf52 gene encoding UPF0690 protein C1orf52 homolog, giving the protein MSEEKKSGSLGFFSSYDDLSNSSDGSDSDDDGGLVKKTAPSTAPVESGSQSSQQATKRAAGGASLPKPDDLFRSVSKPAFLYNPLNKEIDWDNLTVKPPEEPAKEFKPWNTTAVPPPQSYSAEPVKKKGPPPGMDMAIKWSNVYEDNGEDAPKAGKAQFLPPEEQLSDSDEEANNDKASSKKRRVETFQQKEKRKRDMGQATSDKTFVEEEKRILRQKLE; this is encoded by the exons ATGTCAGAAGAAAAGAAGTCTGGTTCGTTGGGTTTTTTCTCCAGTTATGACGATTTGAGCAACAGTAGCGATGGCAGCGACTCAGACGATGACGGAGGGCTCGTAAAGAAAACGGCACCTTCCACGGCGCCTGTGGAAAGTGGATCCCAGTCCTCCCAACAAGCAACCAAAAGGGCTGCCGGTGGAGCCTCCCTGCCCAAACCCGACGATCTGTTCCGCTCCGTGTCCAAGCCTGCTTTCCTCTATAACCCGCTGAATAAGGAGATCGACTGGGACAACCTCACGGTCAAACCCCCAGAAGAG CCTGCCAAAGAGTTTAAGCCATGGAACACGACCGCagtcccccctccccagagctACAGTGCAGAACCAGTGAAGAAGAAGGGTCCCCCTCCTGGCATGGACATGGCTATAAAGTGGTCCAATGTGTACGAGGATAACGGTGAAGATGCGCCAAAAGCGGGAAAAGCTCAGTTCTTACCCCCAGAGGAGCAGCTCTCTGACTCAG ATGAGGAAGCCAACAACGATAAAGCATCGTCCAAAAAACGTCGGGTAGAGACGTTCcagcagaaggagaagagaaagagggacaTGGGACAAGCGACCTCCGACAAGACGTTcgtagaggaggagaaaaggattCTCAGGCAAAAGTTGGAGTGA